One stretch of Zingiber officinale cultivar Zhangliang chromosome 6B, Zo_v1.1, whole genome shotgun sequence DNA includes these proteins:
- the LOC121992346 gene encoding macrophage migration inhibitory factor homolog isoform X1, translating to MPCLNLSTNIRLEDVDTSGILSEATKTIADIVGKPESVRPRSLTLSTRSLFFDLVVIFYTVHTLERNEEEALVLIDSEYLLINQYVMVVLKGSIPILFGGTQQPAAYGELVSIGGLNPDVNKKLSAGISDILENNLSIPKSRFFLKFYDSKANQAQEHAQCLHALHQQ from the exons ATGCCGTGCCTCAATCTCTCCACCAACATACGCTTGGAGGACGTCGACACCTCAGGGATCCTATCCGAGGCAACGAAGACCATCGCCGACATCGTCGGCAAGCCCGAATCTGTTCGTCCCAGATCCCTTACTCTCTCCACTCGATCTCTGTTCTTCGATTTAGTCGTTATATTCTATACGGTTCACACTTTGGAAAG GAATGAAGAGGAGGCTCTTGTGTTGATAGATTCCGAATACCTGCTAATTAACCAg TATGTAATGGTTGTGCTTAAGGGATCTATACCCATTTTGTTTGGTGGTACACAACAGCCAGCTGCTTATGGTGAATTAGTTTCCATTGGAGGGCTGAATCCCGATGTGAATAAGAAACTAAGTGCGGGAATTTCTGATATTTTAGAGAATAACCTGTCCATTCCAAAGTCCCGTTTCTTTTTGAAGTTTTACGACTCGAAG GCCAATCAAGCACAAGAACATGCTCAGTGTTTGCATGCCTTGCATCAGCAATAA
- the LOC121992346 gene encoding macrophage migration inhibitory factor homolog isoform X2 has product MPCLNLSTNIRLEDVDTSGILSEATKTIADIVGKPESYVMVVLKGSIPILFGGTQQPAAYGELVSIGGLNPDVNKKLSAGISDILENNLSIPKSRFFLKFYDSKANQAQEHAQCLHALHQQ; this is encoded by the exons ATGCCGTGCCTCAATCTCTCCACCAACATACGCTTGGAGGACGTCGACACCTCAGGGATCCTATCCGAGGCAACGAAGACCATCGCCGACATCGTCGGCAAGCCCGAATCT TATGTAATGGTTGTGCTTAAGGGATCTATACCCATTTTGTTTGGTGGTACACAACAGCCAGCTGCTTATGGTGAATTAGTTTCCATTGGAGGGCTGAATCCCGATGTGAATAAGAAACTAAGTGCGGGAATTTCTGATATTTTAGAGAATAACCTGTCCATTCCAAAGTCCCGTTTCTTTTTGAAGTTTTACGACTCGAAG GCCAATCAAGCACAAGAACATGCTCAGTGTTTGCATGCCTTGCATCAGCAATAA